TGTTCTGCATCATGTAAACTTACAACTATCTGCTCATCTGTGCTCTTACGAAGAGCTTCTTCAAAGCGTTTGGCTCGATCTCTCAGGCTGCGGTTCTGAAACGTAAGCGTGTCCACCTGATCCTGGAAATCAAACGCACACAAATCTGCAAGGGATTTGCTTTTTTCTGGTGGTAAATTTTaccttaaaatgaaaaaacgcATACCTGGAGTGAAAGTCTGATCTTCTCAAACTCTTCCTCTAGAGactttttctgttgttcatGAGCCATTTTCAGATCTTTTAAAAGACATAACATATTATCGTCTCAAACTGAGGAATACACACAGGagaagtttttaaaagtgcttCTTACTCTTTACTGTCCTTGCATGCTCCTCCTGCAAAGTGTCCAAAGTGTCATTGTGGGCTGTCTCCATCTCTGTCAAAGATGCCTCATGATTCTCTGTCATCTCCTCAAGctacaaagaaaatgttgaaacatttttcagttttgttttcaacaaaaagttcttcattttcagttttcatgccAAATCATTAAAATCCTGAGCAAGTGAAGACATTAGAGTCTGTTTCTGCATGCTGCACCTGCTCCTGGTGTCTGAACTGTAGCTCCTCCAGCTCAGCTCGCTGATGGGCCTGCAGGCTCTCGGTCTCCTCTGCGTGCCGAGCCTTCAGCCTCTCCTCCAGCGCTCCCAGCTCGCTCCGCTGCTGAGCCTGCAGCCCCTGCAGCTCAGCCTCAAAACGGTGCTCCTGATCCTCcttctcctgctgcagctgctcccaGTGCGCGACACTAACAGCTGGAAAACATACAGAGGTGAAACTGACTTCACCAGATTCAAATGTTGGTAATTGGCTACTCatcaaatgttcaaaataatagATTTAGTACTATGCCTCATCTCATAAATAGTGGATTTTAAATAAACCATTCTGGTTAGCATGTTTATTTAACCCATTTTATGCAGTTGTGTAATTGAAAAGTGCTTAACTCTTATAAATTCAGGTTTCCacctcctcttttctctgaagAGGTAATCCATCACGTACATGTTGGGAGTCCGGCTCCCTGAGGTTTCCACTTACCAACTTCATCCCTGATTCTGCGGAGCTCCAGGGACAGCTCCCTCTCTTTTACAATGGCGCTCTCATTCTGGAATGAAACAGAACATGACACATTTAAGGAGACAAACTGATGTATTTTATAGGCAAACTGCAAAATGAAAGAATTTTATTTCCATCATGTTCAGCACGATAGATAATGGTCAAGACATTAGCAGGAAGATAAGCTTGGATCCTCAGGGGGCTCTGCCTGTCAcagttttaactattttaaacttaaatttattGAGAGACTGATAGgaaaatgtgacattaaaaGTTAATGTTCCAGATCTAACAAGAACAACagatttgggaaaaaaagaaaaagatgattaAAACCTGATTTACTTCAAATTATTGCTAAAAATATCTTGTAATTGGTAGCAGAGATATACAGTATTTCATCAGTGCTATTATACTGATGTGCCTCCTGTCAGTAATAACATAGAGATAATCAGATAATGTAATTATCTGATGAACAAAGTTCCAGTAATAAACTTCTATCTTTTTTATCAACCCTATCTTTACAGATGTAGCAAATGTCTTAAAAATTTCAAGTTATCTACAACTATAAGCATTTTCTGAGAGGTACGAGGCTTGCGTTAAACTTTTTTCAACTAGCTAAACAGACCCCAGATGCATTGCGCCAATATGGGGCAATTAGGAGGTTTTTGTAGAGGTTAACATCTTGCAACACATTTGTACGGCACACACCTGTAGGTGTTGAATGGCCCAAATTATGAATGAACCAATAAGGTTttttaagagagagagagataaaagACAGCAACAAGATATCTGATCATAATTAATGTCTGCAGAAAAATATCTAATCCAAAAATAACTCAACAATCCTGAAGAGAGAAAGACTCAGAGGGGAACAAAGTGGagcttttgaaaaatgtatgaaacgGTCAACAGTATGTCCCAGTAGAAATGATGTCACCATCTAAGAGGTTTTCTAtgcagcagaaaatcatcacTAAGAGACTGGAATGATCTCAAGGGGGATGAAACATGTTCAGCATCATTTTATACACAGAAGCTCCACCCATCCTCCAGGTTTCTGCTTAtcagttctctgtgttttttttccttttttatttcctgcctGGCAAAGTAACTTAATCTAATTTAGAAATGCAACTATTGAGTATTTATGTATGTAATAAAATTGTTGATTCAGACTTTTcatgattattttgttttgtagtaTCAAAAGAAATCTAGAGTAAAGGGCGGTGACAAGCTATTCCTTATAGAAtaccaatacatttttatgtaatgtttcaggggcggggggggggaaagtgacattttttaatagatacatttttacatacagtacagaccaaaagtttggacacaactgtgtgtccaaacttttggcaCACATTGACCACAAACTTTTggtcaatacagaccaaaagtttggacacactttctcattgaattcaatgagaaggtgtgtccaaacttttggtctgtactgtatgtctgacTAAATACCCTTAGTGTAGTGCtacacagaggaaaaaatagCATAAGTTTCTGAAAAACACTAAACAGAGTTAACTAACTTGAAGCAGTCATTTATTCCAGCCTACGTGCAGCTTTAGTTTCAGTGGTGTAGCTGCTTATTTGGTGGGAGTTTTTGTCTTGTAACAATTTAAAGGCCAGGAAGAACACGAGAGGCTGCAAAAAATCTTCCTTGTTAAAGTTTCAACTTTAACAAGGAAGCTTCAACTTTTGTTAAAGTTGAAACTTTCAtccaaaagtcattttaaaactgctgtGCTTTGCAACAGTAATTATATTCCTTGGacttttgcattgtttttcacAGTATAGCAACAGTTAATTTGGGTTTTCAGGGTTTTGTGTTTGACTAAAACAATGTAATGCAGAATTACTAAattgaaggaaaatgatacatggttttcagaacctattgcaaataaatatctgaaatatgtcGAGTAGATTTGTATCCGGCTGTTTTGATAATAATTCCCCTAAAAAATATGCAATCAATTGTGTGGGAAGTTGGAtgaagtttcacattttgacagaaAAGCAAGTTTACAATGGAggagtttagatcaaagcatattcacatgttaggaggagaggagagacaTTGACACAGCACACAGGAATCTGATCGataaatgcacacacaccctAACACTGAAATTATTATATCAGAATGAAGCACAGCTGCAAAATTATTCCATGCCGTCTTCCTGGAAACTCAGGCAGCTTTGACTCAGCACAATCCTCCCTAGCTCTTTGCTCTCTGCCTGCTCTGTCGCTAGGAAACAAGTGAACATAATGATCATATAGACGCACGCATTCAGACTCCCACAGCACCAAACACACATGAGCAAAGCTACAAATGCATCAAGGAATCCTCGGTGCCAGACAAAAACAAGCTTACTGCCTGCAGTAGACACTGTCTTTACCGTTTGGtccagacagcagagagggagaaaatgaAGCCTGCAGCAGCAATGGCCCATATTAGGCTAGCAAACGGCAGCATCCCTTAGCCTGATGGGGAGGCAGCAGGGACAGATGGGAAGTGAAAAGAAAGATGCAGAAAGAATGTCAAAGCAGAGGGGAGGGATGAGGCAGgcggaggagagggagagaagagaggagagaagggAAAGACCAAAAGCTCACCTCGCTGCTTGGTTTGCGAGCATCATTTCTCTCTACTGGAACAAAGAGAGCCAGACCCAGCCCAGCTCTGACTGTCCTCCTCTCAACCCCCCACCAACACGCCCCATACCACAGTCATAAGCATGACAGAGAGCAACACACccagacacacgcacacagcaTCTTTGAATCTCTGAAGGCAGACGAAGAAACAGGGGAGTGACCTGATCAATAAATGCATAGATTTTCAGATTAGCGGGAAATATTggcttattattattcttttttctcCTACAGAAGCTGCAGAATTACACAACAGCATACATCTGACAAAAACTGCCTAAATAGTTCAGTCCAAGcacagtttaaaacatttaatactttttaatcaaaaggGGTTTTAATTCAATCCAGAATGAGCTAATCTACTCATAATGGGTTGGGCTCATAGtaggacaaataaaataaaatcaaaggaaGAGATAAAAGGACAAGACAATAGTTAAAAAGCAGCACACACAGCACCATTATTAGCATTTGCATAAGTATAATAGGAAATTAACTGAAAtatcttttatattttccttAGATTTTTTAGGGAACACCCGAAGTGTTTCACAGTCCAAATTTCAGTATAGGCTTCTTTGAGAATGAATGTGTCCTCTACTATTATAtcagcataaaaacaaactttggtatagaactttaatttggaattttttttttactttcttacaTACTGAAGATTTTGAACTAATGTATTTGGAAAGCAGCCCAGAGTcaacaaagcacaaaaaaaatctacaacaaaTCACACAGTGGAAACATCTGAGTGCATTAAACAGTAAATACTTGCAAAGGTTCTTATGCTTCCTTAACTTTTTCATGTAGTGTCACATATTCATAAActtatacatacagtatatatgctaCAAGTGTATTTTAATGCGATTCTTATGTGAAATACgaaactgtgaagtggaagaaaaatgttcaattaCTTTCAAATTTGTTTACAACTTCCTTTCTTTActgcaaaactgaaaagtgtggcacatACTTGTATTAGGCTCTCTATGTCAATTCCTCTGGCTTCAAATACATCTGGATTTTAGTAGGGTGTCCTTACCTGCACAACTAATTTCGAATCCAATAATAGAAGCACAAATCTGTATGACTGTTATTTTGCTAGTGGTACACCTAAAATTCTCCACTGAGGGATAATAAAGATATTTCTAATATctattattttctgtatttgtttccCTTCATCTTTCTGTCATCTAatctctgaccagctttctTGTTATTGTTTAAGTATAAACAACACCCAAATTTACACTTCCCTTTTAACTATTATATTGACCTGtcataaaaaatctaaaatacacCAAAAGTTTGTGACATCATATCAAAATGTCATAAAGTTTAGGAGGTAAAAATGCTTCCATATGGCACTCTATATATTGAAAGCAAAATACAACTAGTGttctttttcccattttaaataaatataaaaccttTGGAAGTCCTCAAGTTTGATGAGCCCTGATGCTGCAGACTCACacttgatgtgaaaaaaaagatttaaagaaatcAAAGGAACTTGCTTTGACAGTAGCAACTGGATGCTACAGGTGTCTTTTGAACAAAGGGATGTTGGATGCTTTGTAGTTGTATTGAAGCTCACAGTGAGATTCTCTCAGTTGGCTCTGTCAGACACTATTGGTCATAGAGAGTTTACAACCATGCAGCTAAATGGGAATCTAAATGGAAGCAAGTTCAATGATGATACTGTTTACACAATAAAATTTGTGCATTGTCCTTATGAAGTGATAGTGTGTAATCTTGTTTGCTTCAACCATAGCTTCCGTCAACACAAGAAAGCTAATTCAACCATATTCTTAACATTCTTCCCTAAAAACCAATTTACTTATCTATAGCTCCTAAATCTTAGACATCACTACTAACTGACCCTAcgtgcaacttttttttttttccacatagaaaaaaaaagctaagatTAGACAGAATCTAATCTTAGCTCTAAAGGCGTATTTATGTCTGCAGAGCCTACCTTATCACAAAAGTGCAGAGTGGTGATGCTGAAAACATCCAGGCACAGAGAGGCCTTCTTCAGCTGGACCTGGAGAGTCTGCAGCTGCAGGGCCTGCTGCTCACATCGCTCCTGTAGCCGCTGGATCAGAGCCCGGTCCACTTCCTGACACCGTCCTGTCCGAGGAACCGCTGCTGTTCGACCGCGAGCTAGGAGCACAGATAACCAAAATGTTATTGCTTAGACTCAGATGAGagtcaaagtaaaaatgatCAGAGGAAATATACTAATCAATGATATTTCCTTGCAACTATGGCCcccttttcagattaaaaaaataaataaataaaaatttatatatatatatatatatatatatatatacataatatacagtTCACCACTGTATGTTTGAACATTATCTAACTAATTGGACTCCTCTGAATCTACATGAACTTTACTTTTTAGATTAAACTGatgaaatgaatcattttttaTGATATTATAAACTAATGGGGTGCACCTGTACTAACTGCAATGAGTCATACAACTTTACAACAATGAGCTCTGTTTGCTTTGTATAATTAATTTTCCTTTCTTGGCAAATCCCCAAGCAGGGAAGAGGAAATAAGATCTATTTCTGCACATTGTGGAAAGAGGAGCAGCTTCCTACTTTTCAAGTAGGACCGCATAATGTGTGTCTTGTATTGGAACATTGTTCACTGTACTGCAACTCTATATGCTACTACTGCTTCTCTGTCTCAGTGGTCTCTGAATAAAGCAAAATTGGTGGCGAGCACTGATGTAATCTGAGCTGGAAGAACAGGCACAGAGGGAGCTATAGCAGCATTACTGCTACTGTAGCttgttgctatgacaacatCAGGTCGCCCGTGTGTAAGATCAGGAAATGAGGAGCAGAGATTGTGAAcgcaatttaaatttttaaaggAACGGAAGCAGCAATTGACATGGAACAAACTTAAGATGACATCATATCGTATAGGACACAACCTGTGGGTACATTATGCGTGTAGAGCAGAGAGAAGGTTGAAGTGTGAACAGTGTGACATGACAGACTCACAGGGTGATTGTGGCTTTGGTGGAACCACAGCACATCTTTTAGGGGAAGATCTTGGTGAGAACACAGCCTCTGTGTCCTTCTGCAGGTCTGTCCTCGACACTGTGTAGAATAGAAAACTGGTGATCTGCTGCAAAATGTCGAAGATGAAAGCATTCTTTGATTTCCCAAAGCATAGAATACATGCCAAAAATTAGGAGGTTACATCAAAAGAGTTCCAAAATAGATTCTAGTAAAgaataaacattattattacataatGGGTTACCTATAAGAATACATTACATAATTTAGAAGGATGTCCTTTCTTAGAGTTTGCTTGCTTCAAGGTATATCCTCCTCTGGCTTAAACCCCAGCATGGCATACATGTCAAAAACCAGAGGTTTTATCAAAACTGAAACCTTTTCAACTCATacaaatttttcaga
Above is a window of Xiphophorus hellerii strain 12219 chromosome 18, Xiphophorus_hellerii-4.1, whole genome shotgun sequence DNA encoding:
- the LOC116707885 gene encoding microtubule-associated tumor suppressor candidate 2-like isoform X2 is translated as MGHCCCRLHFLPLCCLDQTNESAIVKERELSLELRRIRDEVAVSVAHWEQLQQEKEDQEHRFEAELQGLQAQQRSELGALEERLKARHAEETESLQAHQRAELEELQFRHQEQLEEMTENHEASLTEMETAHNDTLDTLQEEHARTVKNLKMAHEQQKKSLEEEFEKIRLSLQDQVDTLTFQNRSLRDRAKRFEEALRKSTDEQIVDALAPYKHIDEDLKSLKEVLEMKNQQIHQQELKISELEKIAEKNVHLEERLQVLQQQNEDLREQIDKNQAVSRQLSEENANLQVHVEMESKEKKRLSRTNEELLWRLQTGELSPHMTPSSSPIHHPASGPGSPARPHSYHQ
- the LOC116707885 gene encoding microtubule-associated tumor suppressor candidate 2-like isoform X1; translation: MGHCCCRLHFLPLCCLDQTNESAIVKERELSLELRRIRDEVAVSVAHWEQLQQEKEDQEHRFEAELQGLQAQQRSELGALEERLKARHAEETESLQAHQRAELEELQFRHQEQLEEMTENHEASLTEMETAHNDTLDTLQEEHARTVKNLKMAHEQQKKSLEEEFEKIRLSLQDQVDTLTFQNRSLRDRAKRFEEALRKSTDEQIVDALAPYKHIDEDLKSLKEVLEMKNQQIHQQELKISELEKIQAEKNVHLEERLQVLQQQNEDLREQIDKNQAVSRQLSEENANLQVHVEMESKEKKRLSRTNEELLWRLQTGELSPHMTPSSSPIHHPASGPGSPARPHSYHQ